A window of Streptomyces sp. N50 contains these coding sequences:
- a CDS encoding thiolase C-terminal domain-containing protein — MNSPTRPGPLVTEENAFFWASGADGRLRLAECGSCAALIHPPQPVCRYCHGHDFGVRAVSGRATLIGFTVNHRFALPGLPAPYVVAQVAIEEDPRVRLTTNAVQCAPDELELGMRMEVVFEQVEDAWLPLFRPARDHPATDPLPLAEVDTHQLARRVRPMVTTEKFEDKVAITGIGMSEIGRRLLVPPVSLTVQACERAIADAGLTVDDIDGLATYPGAGAAYGGFGEGGVTALESALGLEPTWYNGGSETFGPCGSLISAMLAVAGGLARHVLCFRTVWEASYGDLVRRGRIAQAPQRQLDGWMKPFGAISAAHTLAQNAQRHFHRYGTTRETLGWIALNQRANAALNPTAVYRDPMTMDDYLGARPITTPFGLYDCDVPCDGAVAVIVSAVDAARDLAQPPVYVEAVGTQILERLEWDQSTLTHEPQVLGQSAHLWSRTALRPQDVDVAELYDGFTFNCLSWLEGLGFCGIGEAKDFLDGGKNIARDGVLPLNTHGGQLSHGRTHGMGLVHEAITQLRGTAGARQVSGARVAVASSGGLTPSGVILFRADG, encoded by the coding sequence ATGAACTCCCCAACCCGCCCGGGGCCGTTGGTCACGGAGGAGAACGCGTTCTTCTGGGCCTCCGGCGCGGACGGCCGGCTGCGGCTGGCGGAGTGCGGGTCGTGCGCGGCCCTCATCCACCCGCCGCAGCCGGTCTGCCGGTACTGCCACGGGCACGACTTCGGCGTCCGGGCCGTCTCCGGCCGCGCGACGCTGATCGGCTTCACCGTCAACCACCGCTTCGCCCTGCCCGGCCTGCCCGCGCCCTACGTCGTGGCCCAGGTCGCCATCGAGGAGGACCCCCGGGTCCGGCTCACCACCAACGCCGTCCAATGCGCCCCGGACGAGCTGGAGTTGGGCATGCGGATGGAGGTCGTCTTCGAACAGGTCGAGGACGCCTGGCTGCCCCTGTTCCGCCCCGCCCGCGACCACCCGGCCACCGACCCCCTGCCGCTCGCCGAGGTCGACACCCACCAACTCGCCCGCCGCGTACGGCCGATGGTGACCACGGAGAAGTTCGAGGACAAGGTCGCGATCACCGGCATCGGCATGTCGGAGATCGGTCGCCGCCTCCTGGTCCCCCCGGTGTCCCTGACCGTCCAGGCCTGCGAACGTGCCATCGCCGACGCCGGCCTCACCGTCGACGACATCGACGGCCTCGCCACCTACCCGGGCGCCGGAGCGGCCTACGGCGGCTTCGGCGAGGGAGGCGTCACCGCCCTGGAGTCCGCCCTCGGCCTGGAACCGACCTGGTACAACGGCGGCAGCGAGACCTTCGGCCCCTGCGGCTCCCTCATCTCCGCGATGCTCGCCGTCGCGGGCGGCCTGGCCCGCCATGTGCTGTGCTTCCGTACGGTCTGGGAGGCGTCGTACGGCGACCTCGTGCGTCGCGGCCGGATCGCGCAGGCCCCACAGCGCCAACTGGACGGCTGGATGAAGCCGTTCGGAGCGATCTCGGCCGCCCACACCCTCGCCCAGAACGCCCAACGCCACTTCCACCGCTACGGCACCACCCGCGAGACGCTCGGCTGGATCGCCCTCAACCAGCGGGCCAACGCGGCGCTCAACCCCACGGCGGTCTACCGCGACCCGATGACGATGGACGACTATCTGGGCGCCCGCCCCATCACCACCCCGTTCGGCCTCTACGACTGTGACGTCCCCTGCGACGGGGCGGTCGCCGTGATCGTGTCGGCGGTGGACGCGGCCCGGGACCTCGCCCAACCACCCGTCTACGTCGAGGCAGTTGGGACCCAGATCCTGGAACGGCTCGAATGGGACCAGAGCACACTCACCCACGAACCCCAAGTCCTGGGCCAGTCAGCCCACTTGTGGTCACGCACCGCACTGCGCCCTCAAGACGTCGACGTGGCCGAGCTGTACGACGGCTTCACCTTCAACTGCCTCTCCTGGCTGGAGGGGTTGGGGTTCTGCGGCATCGGCGAGGCCAAGGACTTCCTGGACGGAGGCAAGAACATCGCACGGGACGGCGTACTGCCACTGAATACCCACGGCGGACAGCTCTCCCACGGCCGCACCCACGGCATGGGGCTGGTCCACGAGGCGATCACCCAACTGCGCGGCACGGCCGGGGCGCGGCAGGTCTCCGGAGCGCGGGTCGCGGTGGCGAGCAGCGGCGGACTCACCCCGAGCGGTGTCATCCTCTTCCGGGCGGACGGATGA
- a CDS encoding cytochrome P450: protein MTTEDAAVDDDAGRKHPQVHFDRHTPDYRDRFEDITHELHGQCPIAWTETHGGHWVASGNREVFELARSAEFLSNDHDVKGERRGYKGISIPPPPRAREAQGGFLEMDPPDQRYYRQTLNPYLSPAAIQRWIPFVDEIVRASIDEKIESGRIDFVDDLANIVPAVLTLAMMGIPVERWTIYNEPAHASVYTPPNSPDRERVLELSRKMGMDLMGQLMEIRKTPRPGLVDALVRADLGGRNPDDGELLGVLALLIGGGFDTTTALTAHALEWLSQNPEERARLSRDRKILLDSATEEFLRFYTPAPGDGRTFSADCEIAGTEFKEGERLWLSWAMANRDPSVFPDPDTIDMERKGNRHSSFGLGIHRCIGSNVARTVFKRMVTAVLDRMPDYVCDPEGAVHYETIGVIQGMRHLPATFTPGKRLGAGLDETLAELQKVCDEQRLAEPVTVRTAKARIGT from the coding sequence ATGACCACGGAAGACGCGGCCGTCGACGACGACGCCGGCCGCAAGCACCCCCAGGTGCACTTCGACCGGCACACACCCGACTACCGCGACCGGTTCGAGGACATCACCCACGAGCTGCACGGGCAGTGCCCGATCGCCTGGACGGAGACCCACGGCGGACACTGGGTCGCCAGCGGCAACCGCGAGGTCTTCGAACTCGCCAGGTCCGCCGAGTTCCTCTCCAACGACCATGACGTGAAAGGGGAACGGCGCGGCTACAAGGGCATCTCCATCCCCCCTCCGCCCCGCGCCCGGGAGGCCCAGGGCGGCTTCCTGGAGATGGACCCGCCGGACCAGCGCTACTACCGGCAGACCCTCAACCCGTATCTCTCGCCCGCGGCCATCCAGCGCTGGATCCCGTTCGTCGACGAGATCGTGCGCGCCAGCATCGACGAGAAGATCGAGTCCGGGCGCATCGACTTCGTCGACGACCTCGCCAACATCGTCCCGGCCGTGCTCACCCTGGCCATGATGGGTATCCCGGTCGAGCGCTGGACCATCTACAACGAACCGGCCCACGCCTCCGTCTACACACCCCCCAACTCCCCTGACCGGGAAAGGGTGTTGGAGCTCAGCCGCAAGATGGGCATGGACCTCATGGGCCAGCTCATGGAGATCCGCAAGACACCCCGCCCGGGTCTGGTGGACGCGCTGGTCCGCGCCGACCTGGGCGGCCGCAACCCGGACGACGGCGAACTCCTGGGCGTACTGGCCCTGTTGATCGGCGGCGGCTTCGACACCACCACCGCGCTCACCGCCCACGCCCTCGAATGGCTCTCGCAGAACCCGGAGGAACGCGCCCGGCTCAGCCGCGACCGGAAGATCCTGCTGGACTCCGCCACCGAGGAGTTCCTGCGCTTCTACACCCCGGCCCCCGGCGACGGACGCACCTTCTCCGCCGACTGCGAGATCGCCGGCACCGAGTTCAAGGAGGGCGAACGCCTCTGGCTCTCCTGGGCGATGGCCAACCGCGACCCGTCGGTCTTCCCCGACCCCGACACGATCGACATGGAACGCAAGGGCAACCGGCACAGCAGCTTCGGCCTCGGCATCCACCGCTGCATCGGCTCCAACGTCGCCCGCACGGTGTTCAAGCGGATGGTGACGGCCGTCCTCGACCGGATGCCCGACTACGTGTGCGACCCCGAAGGCGCCGTGCACTACGAGACCATCGGTGTCATCCAGGGCATGCGCCACCTCCCCGCGACCTTCACGCCGGGCAAGCGGCTCGGCGCCGGACTGGACGAGACCCTCGCCGAACTCCAGAAGGTCTGCGACGAACAGCGCCTCGCCGAGCCGGTCACCGTCCGCACGGCGAAGGCACGGATCGGCACATGA
- a CDS encoding ferredoxin, which produces MKVRVDPERCQGHTLCAMRAPDTFELSEIDGHSSVVQEEVPADQESDVREAVLSCPERAISLIS; this is translated from the coding sequence GTGAAGGTACGAGTCGACCCGGAGCGCTGCCAGGGCCACACGCTCTGCGCGATGCGCGCTCCGGACACCTTCGAACTCAGCGAGATCGACGGACACTCCTCGGTCGTCCAGGAAGAAGTCCCCGCCGACCAGGAGTCGGACGTCCGCGAGGCGGTCCTCTCCTGTCCGGAACGGGCCATCTCCCTCATCTCCTGA
- a CDS encoding ABC transporter substrate-binding protein, producing MRRLLIPALVLALAAAAGCSGRTKSADTSSPSTTGAADTATADFGTLKSVCGKGTAKTVTSQGVTASDIKVGVFSDVGFTKNPEFENAAKVFTSWCNAAGGINGRKITPETHDAQLMQVNQQMISACRTDFFEVGGGAALDGLGVKTRLKCLLPEFPAQVTSEVGADLQVMTQGASSGYAPYAGYYSWLLKEAYPSSAGGVGIITGDVPVTKVIAAQDKEVLTAMGGKVTYSDLYPAQGVSDWTPYAQSIKTKKVKGLVFLGDFTQLAKLEQALTNIDYKLDWVDANNNAYGPAFLKLADTALSSQTNFASIDGTYPLEKADDNPATKEMVALFKKYAPDAQITLPAVHAFSTWLLFATSARDCAELTRSCVLANAKKQSEWTGGGLQAPVNLTKPDEPVKCFNVEKATTSGWVPADFKPTDGAYRCDAPVYKYKGNYGKPPTLADVGKSLADLK from the coding sequence ATGAGACGCTTGCTCATCCCCGCGCTCGTCCTGGCCCTCGCGGCCGCGGCCGGATGCTCCGGCCGCACCAAGTCCGCGGACACCAGCAGCCCTTCCACCACCGGAGCCGCCGACACCGCCACCGCGGACTTCGGCACGCTGAAGTCCGTGTGCGGGAAGGGGACGGCCAAGACCGTCACCAGTCAGGGCGTCACCGCCTCCGACATCAAGGTCGGGGTATTTTCCGACGTCGGGTTCACCAAGAACCCGGAGTTCGAGAACGCGGCGAAGGTCTTCACCTCCTGGTGCAACGCCGCCGGCGGCATCAACGGACGCAAGATCACGCCCGAGACGCACGACGCCCAGCTCATGCAGGTCAACCAGCAGATGATCTCGGCCTGCCGCACCGACTTCTTCGAGGTCGGCGGCGGCGCGGCGCTCGACGGCCTCGGTGTCAAGACCCGGCTGAAGTGTCTGCTCCCCGAGTTCCCGGCACAGGTCACCTCCGAGGTCGGCGCCGACCTCCAGGTGATGACCCAGGGGGCCTCGTCCGGGTACGCGCCCTACGCCGGCTACTACTCCTGGCTGTTGAAGGAGGCCTACCCCTCGTCGGCGGGCGGCGTCGGCATCATCACCGGGGACGTGCCCGTCACCAAGGTCATCGCCGCCCAGGACAAAGAAGTCCTCACGGCGATGGGCGGCAAGGTCACCTACTCCGACCTCTACCCCGCGCAGGGCGTCTCCGACTGGACGCCGTACGCCCAGTCCATCAAGACGAAGAAGGTCAAGGGCCTTGTCTTCCTGGGGGACTTCACCCAGCTGGCGAAGCTGGAGCAGGCGCTCACCAACATCGACTACAAGCTCGACTGGGTCGACGCCAACAACAACGCCTACGGCCCCGCGTTCCTCAAGCTGGCCGACACCGCGCTGAGCTCGCAGACCAACTTCGCGAGCATCGACGGGACTTACCCGCTGGAGAAGGCGGACGACAACCCGGCGACCAAGGAAATGGTCGCCCTGTTCAAGAAGTACGCGCCCGACGCGCAGATCACCCTGCCCGCCGTGCACGCCTTCTCCACCTGGCTGCTGTTCGCCACCTCGGCCCGTGACTGCGCCGAACTGACCCGCAGTTGTGTCCTCGCCAACGCCAAGAAGCAGAGCGAGTGGACCGGGGGAGGCCTCCAGGCCCCGGTGAACCTGACCAAGCCCGACGAGCCCGTGAAGTGCTTCAACGTCGAGAAGGCCACCACCAGCGGCTGGGTCCCCGCGGACTTCAAGCCGACCGACGGCGCCTACCGCTGCGACGCGCCCGTCTACAAGTACAAGGGCAACTACGGCAAGCCGCCGACGCTCGCCGATGTCGGCAAGTCGCTCGCCGACCTCAAGTAG
- a CDS encoding CoA transferase gives MMPLEGIRVLEVAMYGFVPSAGAVLSDWGADVIKVEHAVTGDPQRGLRQTGTMRVEGDPNPNVEHANRGKRSLGLDISRPEGKDVLYDLARRSDVFLTSFLPGHRERFGIDVDDIRSVNPRIIYARGSAFGPRGAEAGKGGYDMTAFWARAGTAASITPEGTDGIINPPAPAYGDTISGTNLAGGIAAALLKRERTGEPSVVDVSLLGSGLWAMGHATALSLHLGKPWIPPPVGTHGSVTNPLSGLYETSDGHHLAFVMMQPGKFWADVCRHIDRPELADDPRFDTAENLISHTAEAVKILREVIATRTLAEWSRRFTTLAGPWAPVQDSLQVGDDPQIRANEYLLQAGELELVASPVQFDVHAPQLGPAPEFAAQTEEILLELGLDWDRIIALKAAGAVT, from the coding sequence ATGATGCCGCTCGAAGGCATCCGCGTCCTCGAGGTCGCCATGTACGGCTTCGTGCCCTCGGCGGGAGCCGTCCTCTCCGACTGGGGAGCGGACGTCATCAAGGTCGAGCACGCCGTTACCGGCGACCCGCAACGCGGTCTCCGGCAGACCGGCACGATGCGCGTCGAGGGCGACCCCAACCCCAACGTCGAGCACGCCAACCGCGGCAAGCGCAGCCTCGGCCTCGACATCTCCCGCCCCGAGGGAAAGGACGTTCTCTACGACCTCGCCCGGCGTTCGGACGTGTTCCTGACCAGCTTCCTTCCCGGTCACCGGGAGCGGTTCGGCATCGACGTCGACGACATCCGTAGCGTCAATCCCCGCATCATCTACGCCCGGGGCAGCGCCTTCGGCCCGCGGGGAGCGGAGGCGGGGAAGGGTGGCTACGACATGACGGCGTTCTGGGCCCGCGCCGGCACGGCCGCGAGCATCACCCCCGAAGGCACCGACGGCATCATCAACCCGCCCGCACCGGCCTACGGCGACACGATCTCCGGCACCAACCTCGCCGGCGGTATCGCGGCCGCGCTCCTGAAACGCGAACGCACCGGTGAGCCGTCGGTCGTGGACGTCTCCCTGCTCGGCAGCGGACTGTGGGCGATGGGCCACGCCACCGCGCTCTCCCTGCACCTCGGCAAGCCCTGGATCCCGCCGCCCGTCGGCACCCACGGCTCCGTCACCAACCCCCTGTCCGGGCTGTACGAGACCTCCGACGGCCACCATCTGGCGTTCGTCATGATGCAGCCCGGCAAGTTCTGGGCCGATGTGTGCCGGCACATCGACCGCCCCGAACTCGCCGACGACCCCCGCTTCGACACGGCCGAGAACCTCATTTCCCATACTGCCGAGGCCGTCAAGATCCTGCGCGAGGTCATCGCCACCCGCACCCTCGCGGAGTGGAGCAGGCGCTTCACCACCCTGGCCGGGCCGTGGGCCCCGGTGCAGGACTCCCTGCAAGTGGGCGACGACCCGCAGATCAGAGCGAACGAGTACCTCCTGCAGGCCGGAGAGCTCGAACTGGTCGCCAGCCCCGTGCAGTTCGACGTGCACGCCCCACAACTCGGGCCCGCACCCGAGTTTGCCGCCCAGACCGAGGAGATCCTCCTCGAACTGGGCCTGGACTGGGACCGCATCATCGCGCTCAAGGCGGCGGGCGCGGTCACCTGA
- a CDS encoding aldehyde dehydrogenase family protein, translating into MTRLLIDGQLVDAERTFPSLNPATGEVYGHAPDATTAQAEAAVAAARTAFDTTAWSTDVQLRIRCLDQLHQALTDHVEELRELTIAEVGAPRMLTYGPQLDDPVKLVRFYADLLRKYPLTEELGESESRGQRHRRWVEKEAAGVVAAIIAYNYPNQLALAKLAPALAAGCTVVLKGAPDTPLTTLFLGQLIAEHTDIPPGVVNVLTSSGADVGETLTTHPDVDMITFTGSTATGRRIMEAASRTVKKVFLELGGKSAMIVLDDADFATAAMFAAGTICSHSGQGCALTSRLLVPREHHDEIVAMVAAGLGRIPLGDPADPKTFAGPLISERQREKVDGMVERAVAAGANLVTGGEKIDPGFFYKPTLLSNVDPDSEIAQDEVFGPVLVVIPYDDDDDAVKIANNSIFGLSGGIQSADDERAIALARRIRTGTFSINGGNYFAADVPFGGYKQSGIGRESGVAGLEEFLEYKAFAVVVRS; encoded by the coding sequence GTGACCCGGCTGCTCATCGACGGCCAACTCGTCGACGCGGAGCGGACGTTCCCCTCCCTCAACCCCGCGACCGGCGAGGTCTACGGCCACGCCCCCGACGCCACCACCGCCCAGGCCGAGGCAGCCGTGGCCGCCGCGCGCACCGCCTTCGACACCACCGCCTGGTCCACCGACGTACAGCTGCGCATCCGCTGTCTCGACCAGCTGCACCAGGCACTCACCGACCACGTCGAGGAGCTGCGCGAGCTCACGATCGCCGAGGTCGGCGCGCCCCGCATGCTCACCTACGGCCCCCAACTCGACGACCCCGTCAAGCTGGTGCGCTTCTACGCGGACCTGCTGCGCAAGTACCCGCTGACCGAGGAGCTCGGCGAGTCCGAGAGCCGCGGCCAGCGTCACCGGCGCTGGGTGGAGAAGGAGGCCGCCGGGGTCGTAGCGGCGATCATCGCCTACAACTACCCGAACCAGCTCGCCCTGGCCAAGCTCGCCCCCGCGCTCGCGGCCGGCTGCACGGTCGTCCTCAAGGGCGCCCCGGACACCCCGCTGACGACCCTGTTCCTGGGTCAACTCATCGCCGAACACACGGACATACCGCCCGGCGTGGTCAACGTCCTGACCTCCTCCGGTGCCGATGTCGGCGAGACGCTCACCACGCACCCCGACGTCGACATGATCACCTTCACCGGTTCCACCGCGACCGGCCGCCGCATCATGGAGGCCGCGAGCCGTACGGTGAAGAAGGTCTTCCTGGAACTCGGCGGCAAGTCCGCCATGATCGTCCTCGACGACGCCGACTTCGCCACCGCCGCCATGTTCGCGGCCGGCACCATCTGCTCCCACTCCGGGCAGGGTTGCGCGCTCACCTCCCGGCTGCTCGTGCCCAGGGAGCACCACGACGAGATCGTCGCCATGGTGGCGGCGGGCCTCGGCCGCATCCCGCTCGGCGACCCCGCCGACCCCAAGACCTTCGCGGGCCCGCTCATCAGCGAGCGCCAGCGCGAGAAGGTCGACGGCATGGTCGAGAGGGCCGTAGCGGCCGGCGCGAACCTCGTCACCGGTGGCGAGAAGATCGATCCCGGCTTCTTCTACAAGCCGACTCTCCTCAGCAACGTCGACCCGGACAGCGAGATCGCCCAGGACGAGGTCTTCGGCCCCGTGCTCGTGGTGATCCCGTACGACGACGATGACGACGCCGTCAAGATCGCCAACAACTCCATCTTCGGCCTCTCCGGCGGCATCCAGAGCGCCGACGACGAACGGGCCATCGCGCTGGCTCGCCGCATCCGCACCGGCACCTTCAGCATCAACGGCGGCAACTACTTCGCCGCGGACGTGCCGTTCGGCGGCTACAAGCAGTCGGGCATCGGGCGCGAGAGCGGGGTGGCCGGTCTGGAGGAGTTCCTGGAGTACAAGGCGTTCGCGGTCGTGGTCCGGTCATGA
- a CDS encoding SDR family oxidoreductase has protein sequence MRFQDKVAIVTGAGQGIGEDYARALAAEGARVVVADINEEQGQRVAKELDSALFVKVDVGDPASADALAAATVAEFGRIDYLINNAAIYHSMRREGLTTVDLDYLNRFIQVNLMGALYVTRAVVPHLTEGAAIVNQSSAAAYMASGYYGLAKIGINHLTASLAAELGGRGIRVNGIAPGPTDTEATATVVPVEFQERMTQALAIKRMGTPGDLTPTVLFLLSDDAGWLTGQTISVDGGQVVRL, from the coding sequence ATGCGGTTCCAGGACAAGGTGGCGATCGTCACCGGAGCGGGACAGGGAATCGGCGAGGACTACGCCCGGGCGCTGGCCGCCGAGGGAGCACGGGTCGTGGTCGCCGACATCAACGAGGAGCAGGGACAGCGGGTCGCCAAGGAACTGGACTCCGCGCTCTTCGTCAAGGTCGACGTCGGAGACCCCGCCTCGGCCGACGCGCTGGCCGCCGCCACCGTCGCCGAGTTCGGCCGCATCGACTACCTGATCAACAATGCCGCGATCTACCACAGCATGCGGCGCGAGGGCCTGACCACCGTCGACCTCGACTACCTCAACCGCTTCATCCAGGTGAACCTGATGGGCGCCCTCTACGTCACCCGGGCCGTCGTCCCGCACCTGACCGAGGGCGCCGCGATCGTCAACCAGTCCTCCGCCGCCGCCTACATGGCGAGCGGCTACTACGGCCTGGCCAAGATCGGCATCAACCACCTCACCGCCTCGCTCGCCGCCGAACTCGGCGGCCGGGGCATCCGCGTCAACGGCATCGCCCCCGGCCCCACCGACACGGAGGCCACGGCCACCGTCGTACCGGTCGAGTTCCAGGAGCGGATGACCCAGGCCCTGGCCATCAAGCGGATGGGCACGCCCGGCGACCTGACCCCCACCGTGCTGTTCCTGCTCTCCGACGACGCGGGCTGGCTCACCGGCCAGACCATCAGCGTGGACGGCGGACAGGTGGTGCGGCTGTGA
- a CDS encoding SDR family NAD(P)-dependent oxidoreductase, protein MRTALVTGGGSGIGQAIAQRLEADGLQVATLDLNPSDRGFSRKADVSDRTQVDEALTEIREQLGPVTVLVNAAGMEGYKRFTNLTFEAWQRVIDVNLHGVFHCVQAVLPDMVEAGWGRIVNISSSSAQSGQPFMTHYVAAKSAVNGLTKALALELGPQGITVNAVPPGFIDTPMLRRSEERQLLGGTVEEHIQRTPVRRVGRPEDIAAACAFLASEEAGYITGQILGVNGGRNT, encoded by the coding sequence ATGAGGACAGCCCTCGTCACAGGCGGCGGCTCCGGCATCGGACAAGCCATCGCACAGCGCCTGGAGGCCGACGGCCTCCAGGTCGCCACCCTCGACCTCAATCCGTCCGACAGGGGCTTCTCCCGGAAGGCCGACGTCTCCGACCGGACCCAGGTGGACGAGGCGCTGACCGAGATCCGCGAACAGCTCGGCCCGGTCACGGTCCTGGTCAACGCGGCCGGGATGGAGGGCTACAAGCGCTTCACCAACCTCACCTTCGAGGCCTGGCAGCGCGTCATCGACGTCAACCTGCACGGCGTCTTCCACTGCGTGCAGGCCGTCCTGCCGGACATGGTGGAGGCCGGCTGGGGCCGGATCGTCAACATCTCCTCGTCCAGCGCGCAGTCCGGCCAGCCCTTCATGACGCACTACGTGGCCGCGAAGTCGGCGGTCAACGGGCTGACCAAGGCGCTGGCCCTGGAGCTGGGTCCGCAGGGCATCACCGTCAACGCGGTCCCGCCCGGCTTCATCGACACGCCCATGCTGCGCCGCTCGGAGGAGCGCCAACTGCTCGGCGGGACGGTCGAGGAGCACATCCAGCGCACTCCGGTACGGCGGGTCGGACGCCCGGAGGACATCGCCGCCGCCTGCGCCTTCCTCGCCTCCGAGGAGGCCGGCTACATCACCGGCCAGATCCTGGGCGTCAACGGCGGGCGGAACACGTGA
- a CDS encoding carboxymuconolactone decarboxylase family protein, producing the protein MSERSEHDGPDETATERGEHSRHGEHGPHHDTAAENGVRIAPVPYDDWDHDLFSVINPHRKLPEANVLGIFQRHPALARAFLTFNMHLNTTTLPVRVRELAVLRVTWRRGSRYEWASHVLIARKGGVTEAEIDEVRTGADTLLNRAVDELDTDSGLSDATYAALAADLDEHQLMDLVFTIGAYTMLTMALNTFGVELDPVISEENFSFPKREWYSHKREG; encoded by the coding sequence GTGAGCGAGCGGAGCGAACACGACGGACCTGACGAGACGGCCACCGAGCGCGGTGAGCACAGCAGGCACGGCGAGCACGGCCCGCACCACGACACCGCCGCCGAGAACGGCGTTCGCATCGCCCCGGTGCCGTACGACGACTGGGACCACGACCTGTTCTCGGTCATCAACCCCCACCGGAAGCTGCCGGAGGCCAACGTTCTCGGGATCTTCCAGCGGCATCCGGCCCTGGCCCGGGCGTTCCTGACGTTCAACATGCACCTCAACACCACGACCCTGCCGGTGCGCGTACGTGAGTTGGCCGTGCTGCGCGTGACCTGGCGGCGGGGCAGCAGGTACGAGTGGGCGAGCCATGTCCTGATCGCGCGGAAGGGCGGGGTGACCGAGGCCGAGATCGACGAAGTCCGCACGGGCGCCGACACGTTGCTCAACCGGGCGGTGGACGAACTGGACACCGACTCGGGCCTGTCGGACGCGACCTACGCCGCGCTCGCCGCCGACCTGGACGAACACCAGCTGATGGACCTGGTGTTCACGATCGGCGCCTACACGATGCTCACGATGGCGCTCAACACCTTCGGCGTGGAACTCGACCCCGTGATCTCGGAAGAGAACTTCAGTTTCCCCAAACGAGAATGGTATTCTCACAAACGAGAGGGGTGA
- a CDS encoding aromatic ring-hydroxylating dioxygenase subunit alpha has translation MPHFTKPEAGSWTENYPELGTSPVNYEDSIDPAYYEAEKEAIFKRTWLNVGRVEQVPKVGSYFTKELAVADTSLVIVRGKDKEIRAFHNVCRHRGNKLVWNDYPGEEVKGTCRQFTCKYHAWRYSLDGDLTFVQQEKEFFDLDKADYGLKLVRCEVWEGFIFVNLDPEAQPLKEYLGEFAKGLEGYPFHEMTEVFTYKAEIGSNWKLFIDAFAEFYHAPVLHMKQAVKDEADKLFNVGYEALHYEIHSPHSMISSWGGMSPPKDLTIVKPIERALRSGLFGPWEAPDIEGLDNLPTGLNPGRHRAWGNDSFEFFPNMTLLIWKPGWYLTYHYWPTAVDRHLFEANLYFVPAKTARERLKQELAAVTFKEYALQDGNTLEATQTMLKSRVVTEFPLCDQELLLRHLHKTVADYVKEHTDAAQ, from the coding sequence ATGCCGCACTTCACCAAGCCCGAGGCCGGGAGCTGGACCGAGAACTACCCCGAGCTGGGCACCAGCCCGGTGAACTACGAGGACTCCATCGACCCCGCGTACTACGAGGCCGAGAAGGAAGCGATCTTCAAGAGGACCTGGCTGAACGTCGGCCGGGTCGAGCAAGTGCCCAAGGTCGGCAGCTACTTCACGAAGGAGCTGGCCGTCGCCGACACCTCACTGGTGATCGTGCGGGGCAAGGACAAGGAGATCCGCGCCTTCCACAACGTCTGCCGCCACCGCGGCAACAAGCTCGTGTGGAACGACTACCCGGGCGAGGAGGTCAAGGGCACCTGCCGCCAGTTCACCTGCAAGTACCACGCCTGGCGCTACAGCCTCGACGGCGATCTGACCTTCGTCCAGCAGGAGAAGGAGTTCTTCGACCTGGACAAGGCGGACTACGGCCTCAAGCTGGTCCGCTGCGAGGTCTGGGAGGGGTTCATCTTCGTCAACCTCGACCCCGAAGCCCAGCCGCTCAAGGAGTACTTGGGCGAGTTCGCCAAGGGCCTGGAGGGCTACCCCTTCCACGAGATGACCGAGGTCTTCACGTACAAGGCCGAGATCGGCAGCAACTGGAAGCTGTTCATCGACGCGTTCGCGGAGTTCTACCACGCGCCCGTCCTGCACATGAAGCAGGCCGTCAAGGACGAGGCCGACAAGCTCTTCAACGTCGGGTACGAGGCGCTGCACTACGAGATCCACTCCCCGCACTCGATGATCTCCTCCTGGGGAGGCATGTCCCCGCCCAAGGACCTGACGATCGTCAAGCCCATCGAACGCGCCCTGCGCAGCGGCCTGTTCGGCCCGTGGGAGGCGCCCGACATCGAGGGCCTGGACAACCTGCCGACGGGTCTCAACCCGGGCCGGCACCGCGCGTGGGGCAACGACTCCTTCGAGTTCTTCCCGAACATGACCCTGCTGATCTGGAAGCCGGGCTGGTATCTGACGTACCACTACTGGCCGACGGCGGTGGACAGGCACCTCTTCGAGGCCAACCTGTACTTCGTGCCCGCCAAGACCGCGCGCGAGCGGCTCAAGCAGGAGCTGGCGGCGGTGACGTTCAAGGAGTACGCGCTCCAGGACGGCAACACCCTCGAAGCCACCCAGACGATGCTCAAGAGCCGGGTCGTCACCGAATTCCCGCTCTGCGACCAGGAGTTGCTGCTCCGCCATCTGCACAAGACGGTCGCCGACTACGTCAAGGAGCACACCGATGCTGCCCAGTGA